From Astyanax mexicanus isolate ESR-SI-001 chromosome 13, AstMex3_surface, whole genome shotgun sequence, the proteins below share one genomic window:
- the map7b gene encoding ensconsin isoform X11, with the protein MPAPPRLRRGGCASASGSGCGSGSGCGRGTGRGGGSGGGRPALPSLFTITEEEEEQRSRRKKRRRGGSDCTFRDDEKKSSSHPDSSTSGHNTYTIPSPTDVQNTAGRPEPLGFKLDERQRLARERREEREKQNAAREAQWLEREERARQFYERQLEERKKRLEEQRIKEDRRRAAVEEKRRQKLQEEKARYEAVMRRTLERSQRTRPKSNRWSWGGVLTTSTSHNSDADRRSVSTMNLSKHTDPVITKRLSSSSATLVNSPDRGMRRMPLTPWENTVVSRLQAPTHSYLARSRSAMSLSGDAASCHPMSSQSFKSLQSRSAERPMRAGLSLERPIRAGYAGPETLPRRKTTHNIPVDRKDKDYVRKSWSNLSYPTPSLTTLPTKRAPSPSSQRSRTSQHLSTRSSAKPPPVSQKPPITKKSRSPPPPASIPLSPSNPSLSPGNLRPNRVPSESPRATPEGENGRKVEDEAKTEVEAERQEEAEPRTRSAKSPAEGTVPKAEPAGESGVGSPAVRTSAGTTDPEEASRLLSEKRRQAREQREREEEERRQQEEAERRHREEMARRKAEERARREEEAQRVAEEKKQKEEEEKRLEEERLQREREETERLQKQKEEEEARQREEAERLRQEREKHFQKEEAERLERKKRLEEIMKRTRRSDQKSTVQRNGEVSQQRGQDSAPGSPSISVLSPRSPEISEHRNGHTNPDPNPSSHTLPPAEHSLSTEADLRENGVISETQEFEEVIDLPVAKFSRQEGDGEEEDERRKTPLLAFRENGSSHNLNPREDAQTQQQQQQVMSE; encoded by the exons ATGCCGGCACCCCCCAGGCTGAGGAGGGGAGGCTGTGCCAGTGCCAGTGGCAGTGGCTGTGGCAGTGGCAGTGGCTGTGGCAGAGGCACTGGCAGAGGAGGTGGCAGCGGTGGTGGCAGGCCGGCTCTGCCCTCGCTCTTCACCAtcactgaggaagaggaggaacagAGGAGCCGCCGCAAGAAACGCAGGAGAGGAG GCTCAGACTGCACCTTCAGAGACGATGAGAAGAAATCCTCCAGTCACCCGGACTCGTCCACCTCCGGACACAACACCTACACCATCCCCAGCCCCACCGATGTTCAGAACACTGCAGGTAGACCAG AACCTCTGGGTTTTAAGCTGGATGAGAGACAGAGACTCGCCCGAGAGAGACGAGAGGAGCGGGAGAAACAGAACG ctgcTCGGGAGGCGCAGTGGTTGGAGCGTGAGGAGAGGGCGAGGCAGTTCTATGAGAGGCAGTTGGAGGAGAGGAAGAAGCGTCTGGAGGAACAGAGGATAAAGGAGGACAGGAGACGCGCCGCGGTGGAGGAGAAACGACGGCAGAAACTCCAGGAGgagaag GCGCGCTATGAGGCTGTGATGAGGAGAACTCTGGAGAGAAGCCAGAGGACCCGACCAAAATCCAACCGCTGGAGCTGGGGAGGAGTCCTCACCACCAGCACCTCCCACAACAGcg atGCTGACAGAAGGTCAGTCTCCACCATGAATCTGTCCAAACACACAGATCCAGTTATAACCAAACGTTTGTCCTCGTCTTCTGCCACGCTGGTAAACTCACCGGACAGAG gtatGCGTCGGATGCCTTTAACCCCGTGGGAGAACACTGTGGTCAGTCGTCTGCAGGCTCCCACTCACTCGTACCTGGCCCGGAGCCGCAGCGCTATGTCTCTCTCCGGAGATGCAG CTTCCTGTCACCCAATGAGCTCGCAGTCCTTCAAGTCCCTGCAGTCACGCAGCGCCGAGCGGCCAATGAGGGCCGGCCTCAGCCTGGAACGACCAATCAGAGCCGGTTACGCCGGACCGGAAACTCTCCCTCGCAGAAAGACAACGCACAACATCCCG GTGGACAGGAAGGATAAGGACTATGTGAGAAAGTCCTGGAGTAATCTGTCCTATCCCACTCCATCACTAACTACATTACCCACCAAGAGAGCGCCAtcaccgagcagccagcgcagcAGAACCAGCCAGCACCTGTCTACCAG AAGTTCCGCTAAACCACCTCCCGTCTCCCAGAAGCCTCCCATCACCAAAAAGTCCCGGTCTCCGCCTCCACCAGCCTCCATACCCCTGTCTCCTAGCAACCCCTCCCTGTCGCCCGGCAACCTGAGGCCGAATAGGGTACCATCTGAAAGCCCCAGAGCGACCCCAGAGGGCGAGAATGGCAGGAAGGTGGAAGATGAGGCAAAAACGGAGGTGGAGGCTGAGAGACAGGAAGAGGCGGAGCCTAGAACCAGATCTGCTAAGTCTCCAGCAGAGGGCACTGTTCCAAAAGCAGAGCCTGCAGGAG AGAGCGGTGTCGGTTCTCCAGCAGTCAGAACCTCAGCAGGAACCACAGATCCAGAGGAAGCCTCTCGACTGCTGTCTGAGAAACGCCGTCAGGCCAGAGAACAGAGGGAGcgcgaggaggaggagaggaggcagCAGGAGGAGGCTGAGAG acggcACAGAGAGGAGATGGCTCGTAGGAAAGCGGAggagagagcgaggagagaggaggaggctCAGCGAGTGGCGGAGGAGAAGAaacagaaggaggaggaggagaaacgaCTAGAGGAGGagagactgcagagagagagagaggagacggAGCGCCTGCAGAAACAg aaggaggaagaggaggcccGGCAGCGTGAGGAAGCTGAGCGTTTACGTCAGGAGAGAGAGAAGCACTTTCAGAAAGAGGAGGCAGAGAGACTGGAGAGGAAGAAG CGCCTTGAAGAGATCATGAAACGCACACGCCGCTCTGATCAG AAAAGCACAGTCCAGAGGAATGGAGAGGTGAGCCAGCAGCGCGGTCAGGACTCCG CTCCAGGTAGTCCCTCCATCAGCGTCTTGTCTCCGCGCTCACCTGAGATCTCTGAGCACAGAAACGGCCACACCAACCCCGACCCCAACCCCAGCTCTCACACACTGCCCCCTGCAGAACACAG TTTGAGTACAGAAGCTGATCTGAGAGAAAACGGTGTGATCTCAGAGACGCAGGAGTTTGAGGAAGTGATAGATCTGCCCGTGGCCAAGTTCTCCCGTCAGGAGGGGGACGGAGAGGAAGAGGATGAGAGGAGGAAGACTCCTCTACTGGCCTTCAGAGAGAACGGCAGCTCCCATAACCTGAACCCCCGGGAGGACGCTCagacccagcagcagcagcagcag
- the map7b gene encoding ensconsin isoform X12 translates to MPAPPRLRRGGCASASGSGCGSGSGCGRGTGRGGGSGGGRPALPSLFTITEEEEEQRSRRKKRRRGGSDCTFRDDEKKSSSHPDSSTSGHNTYTIPSPTDVQNTAGRPEPLGFKLDERQRLARERREEREKQNAAREAQWLEREERARQFYERQLEERKKRLEEQRIKEDRRRAAVEEKRRQKLQEEKARYEAVMRRTLERSQRTRPKSNRWSWGGVLTTSTSHNSGMRRMPLTPWENTVVSRLQAPTHSYLARSRSAMSLSGDAVTPVCPRSASCHPMSSQSFKSLQSRSAERPMRAGLSLERPIRAGYAGPETLPRRKTTHNIPVDRKDKDYVRKSWSNLSYPTPSLTTLPTKRAPSPSSQRSRTSQHLSTRSSAKPPPVSQKPPITKKSRSPPPPASIPLSPSNPSLSPGNLRPNRVPSESPRATPEGENGRKVEDEAKTEVEAERQEEAEPRTRSAKSPAEGTVPKAEPAGESGVGSPAVRTSAGTTDPEEASRLLSEKRRQAREQREREEEERRQQEEAERRHREEMARRKAEERARREEEAQRVAEEKKQKEEEEKRLEEERLQREREETERLQKQKEEEEARQREEAERLRQEREKHFQKEEAERLERKKRLEEIMKRTRRSDQKSTVQRNGEVSQQRGQDSAPGSPSISVLSPRSPEISEHRNGHTNPDPNPSSHTLPPAEHSLSTEADLRENGVISETQEFEEVIDLPVAKFSRQEGDGEEEDERRKTPLLAFRENGSSHNLNPREDAQTQQQQQQVMSE, encoded by the exons ATGCCGGCACCCCCCAGGCTGAGGAGGGGAGGCTGTGCCAGTGCCAGTGGCAGTGGCTGTGGCAGTGGCAGTGGCTGTGGCAGAGGCACTGGCAGAGGAGGTGGCAGCGGTGGTGGCAGGCCGGCTCTGCCCTCGCTCTTCACCAtcactgaggaagaggaggaacagAGGAGCCGCCGCAAGAAACGCAGGAGAGGAG GCTCAGACTGCACCTTCAGAGACGATGAGAAGAAATCCTCCAGTCACCCGGACTCGTCCACCTCCGGACACAACACCTACACCATCCCCAGCCCCACCGATGTTCAGAACACTGCAGGTAGACCAG AACCTCTGGGTTTTAAGCTGGATGAGAGACAGAGACTCGCCCGAGAGAGACGAGAGGAGCGGGAGAAACAGAACG ctgcTCGGGAGGCGCAGTGGTTGGAGCGTGAGGAGAGGGCGAGGCAGTTCTATGAGAGGCAGTTGGAGGAGAGGAAGAAGCGTCTGGAGGAACAGAGGATAAAGGAGGACAGGAGACGCGCCGCGGTGGAGGAGAAACGACGGCAGAAACTCCAGGAGgagaag GCGCGCTATGAGGCTGTGATGAGGAGAACTCTGGAGAGAAGCCAGAGGACCCGACCAAAATCCAACCGCTGGAGCTGGGGAGGAGTCCTCACCACCAGCACCTCCCACAACAGcg gtatGCGTCGGATGCCTTTAACCCCGTGGGAGAACACTGTGGTCAGTCGTCTGCAGGCTCCCACTCACTCGTACCTGGCCCGGAGCCGCAGCGCTATGTCTCTCTCCGGAGATGCAG TGACCCCCGTTTGTCCTCGCTCAGCTTCCTGTCACCCAATGAGCTCGCAGTCCTTCAAGTCCCTGCAGTCACGCAGCGCCGAGCGGCCAATGAGGGCCGGCCTCAGCCTGGAACGACCAATCAGAGCCGGTTACGCCGGACCGGAAACTCTCCCTCGCAGAAAGACAACGCACAACATCCCG GTGGACAGGAAGGATAAGGACTATGTGAGAAAGTCCTGGAGTAATCTGTCCTATCCCACTCCATCACTAACTACATTACCCACCAAGAGAGCGCCAtcaccgagcagccagcgcagcAGAACCAGCCAGCACCTGTCTACCAG AAGTTCCGCTAAACCACCTCCCGTCTCCCAGAAGCCTCCCATCACCAAAAAGTCCCGGTCTCCGCCTCCACCAGCCTCCATACCCCTGTCTCCTAGCAACCCCTCCCTGTCGCCCGGCAACCTGAGGCCGAATAGGGTACCATCTGAAAGCCCCAGAGCGACCCCAGAGGGCGAGAATGGCAGGAAGGTGGAAGATGAGGCAAAAACGGAGGTGGAGGCTGAGAGACAGGAAGAGGCGGAGCCTAGAACCAGATCTGCTAAGTCTCCAGCAGAGGGCACTGTTCCAAAAGCAGAGCCTGCAGGAG AGAGCGGTGTCGGTTCTCCAGCAGTCAGAACCTCAGCAGGAACCACAGATCCAGAGGAAGCCTCTCGACTGCTGTCTGAGAAACGCCGTCAGGCCAGAGAACAGAGGGAGcgcgaggaggaggagaggaggcagCAGGAGGAGGCTGAGAG acggcACAGAGAGGAGATGGCTCGTAGGAAAGCGGAggagagagcgaggagagaggaggaggctCAGCGAGTGGCGGAGGAGAAGAaacagaaggaggaggaggagaaacgaCTAGAGGAGGagagactgcagagagagagagaggagacggAGCGCCTGCAGAAACAg aaggaggaagaggaggcccGGCAGCGTGAGGAAGCTGAGCGTTTACGTCAGGAGAGAGAGAAGCACTTTCAGAAAGAGGAGGCAGAGAGACTGGAGAGGAAGAAG CGCCTTGAAGAGATCATGAAACGCACACGCCGCTCTGATCAG AAAAGCACAGTCCAGAGGAATGGAGAGGTGAGCCAGCAGCGCGGTCAGGACTCCG CTCCAGGTAGTCCCTCCATCAGCGTCTTGTCTCCGCGCTCACCTGAGATCTCTGAGCACAGAAACGGCCACACCAACCCCGACCCCAACCCCAGCTCTCACACACTGCCCCCTGCAGAACACAG TTTGAGTACAGAAGCTGATCTGAGAGAAAACGGTGTGATCTCAGAGACGCAGGAGTTTGAGGAAGTGATAGATCTGCCCGTGGCCAAGTTCTCCCGTCAGGAGGGGGACGGAGAGGAAGAGGATGAGAGGAGGAAGACTCCTCTACTGGCCTTCAGAGAGAACGGCAGCTCCCATAACCTGAACCCCCGGGAGGACGCTCagacccagcagcagcagcagcag
- the map7b gene encoding ensconsin isoform X3: MPAPPRLRRGGCASASGSGCGSGSGCGRGTGRGGGSGGGRPALPSLFTITEEEEEQRSRRKKRRRGGSDCTFRDDEKKSSSHPDSSTSGHNTYTIPSPTDVQNTAGRPEPLGFKLDERQRLARERREEREKQNAAREAQWLEREERARQFYERQLEERKKRLEEQRIKEDRRRAAVEEKRRQKLQEEKARYEAVMRRTLERSQRTRPKSNRWSWGGVLTTSTSHNSGFDDSALLLPLDLAGLERYHGAFSLARQQRLRSQYADRRSVSTMNLSKHTDPVITKRLSSSSATLVNSPDRALQKRTSVSSSCLVNKVQSRARGSREKILQDKPTGMRRMPLTPWENTVVSRLQAPTHSYLARSRSAMSLSGDAGRLCCMSSCHPMSSQSFKSLQSRSAERPMRAGLSLERPIRAGYAGPETLPRRKTTHNIPVDRKDKDYVRKSWSNLSYPTPSLTTLPTKRAPSPSSQRSRTSQHLSTRSSAKPPPVSQKPPITKKSRSPPPPASIPLSPSNPSLSPGNLRPNRVPSESPRATPEGENGRKVEDEAKTEVEAERQEEAEPRTRSAKSPAEGTVPKAEPAGESGVGSPAVRTSAGTTDPEEASRLLSEKRRQAREQREREEEERRQQEEAERRHREEMARRKAEERARREEEAQRVAEEKKQKEEEEKRLEEERLQREREETERLQKQKEEEEARQREEAERLRQEREKHFQKEEAERLERKKRLEEIMKRTRRSDQKSTVQRNGEVSQQRGQDSAPGSPSISVLSPRSPEISEHRNGHTNPDPNPSSHTLPPAEHSLSTEADLRENGVISETQEFEEVIDLPVAKFSRQEGDGEEEDERRKTPLLAFRENGSSHNLNPREDAQTQQQQQQVMSE, encoded by the exons ATGCCGGCACCCCCCAGGCTGAGGAGGGGAGGCTGTGCCAGTGCCAGTGGCAGTGGCTGTGGCAGTGGCAGTGGCTGTGGCAGAGGCACTGGCAGAGGAGGTGGCAGCGGTGGTGGCAGGCCGGCTCTGCCCTCGCTCTTCACCAtcactgaggaagaggaggaacagAGGAGCCGCCGCAAGAAACGCAGGAGAGGAG GCTCAGACTGCACCTTCAGAGACGATGAGAAGAAATCCTCCAGTCACCCGGACTCGTCCACCTCCGGACACAACACCTACACCATCCCCAGCCCCACCGATGTTCAGAACACTGCAGGTAGACCAG AACCTCTGGGTTTTAAGCTGGATGAGAGACAGAGACTCGCCCGAGAGAGACGAGAGGAGCGGGAGAAACAGAACG ctgcTCGGGAGGCGCAGTGGTTGGAGCGTGAGGAGAGGGCGAGGCAGTTCTATGAGAGGCAGTTGGAGGAGAGGAAGAAGCGTCTGGAGGAACAGAGGATAAAGGAGGACAGGAGACGCGCCGCGGTGGAGGAGAAACGACGGCAGAAACTCCAGGAGgagaag GCGCGCTATGAGGCTGTGATGAGGAGAACTCTGGAGAGAAGCCAGAGGACCCGACCAAAATCCAACCGCTGGAGCTGGGGAGGAGTCCTCACCACCAGCACCTCCCACAACAGcg gttttgATGACTCTGCTCTGCTCCTGCCGCTGGACCTGGCTGGGTTGGAGCGTTATCACGGGGCTTTTAGCCTGGCGCGGCAGCAGCGCCTACGCTCACAAT atGCTGACAGAAGGTCAGTCTCCACCATGAATCTGTCCAAACACACAGATCCAGTTATAACCAAACGTTTGTCCTCGTCTTCTGCCACGCTGGTAAACTCACCGGACAGAG CTTTGCAGAAGCGGACGTCCGTCTCCTCGTCCTGTTTAGTAAATAAAGTTCAGTCTAGAGCTCGAGGTTCCAGAGAGAAGATCCTGCAGGACAAGCCCACAG gtatGCGTCGGATGCCTTTAACCCCGTGGGAGAACACTGTGGTCAGTCGTCTGCAGGCTCCCACTCACTCGTACCTGGCCCGGAGCCGCAGCGCTATGTCTCTCTCCGGAGATGCAG GCCGTCTTTGCTGCATGT CTTCCTGTCACCCAATGAGCTCGCAGTCCTTCAAGTCCCTGCAGTCACGCAGCGCCGAGCGGCCAATGAGGGCCGGCCTCAGCCTGGAACGACCAATCAGAGCCGGTTACGCCGGACCGGAAACTCTCCCTCGCAGAAAGACAACGCACAACATCCCG GTGGACAGGAAGGATAAGGACTATGTGAGAAAGTCCTGGAGTAATCTGTCCTATCCCACTCCATCACTAACTACATTACCCACCAAGAGAGCGCCAtcaccgagcagccagcgcagcAGAACCAGCCAGCACCTGTCTACCAG AAGTTCCGCTAAACCACCTCCCGTCTCCCAGAAGCCTCCCATCACCAAAAAGTCCCGGTCTCCGCCTCCACCAGCCTCCATACCCCTGTCTCCTAGCAACCCCTCCCTGTCGCCCGGCAACCTGAGGCCGAATAGGGTACCATCTGAAAGCCCCAGAGCGACCCCAGAGGGCGAGAATGGCAGGAAGGTGGAAGATGAGGCAAAAACGGAGGTGGAGGCTGAGAGACAGGAAGAGGCGGAGCCTAGAACCAGATCTGCTAAGTCTCCAGCAGAGGGCACTGTTCCAAAAGCAGAGCCTGCAGGAG AGAGCGGTGTCGGTTCTCCAGCAGTCAGAACCTCAGCAGGAACCACAGATCCAGAGGAAGCCTCTCGACTGCTGTCTGAGAAACGCCGTCAGGCCAGAGAACAGAGGGAGcgcgaggaggaggagaggaggcagCAGGAGGAGGCTGAGAG acggcACAGAGAGGAGATGGCTCGTAGGAAAGCGGAggagagagcgaggagagaggaggaggctCAGCGAGTGGCGGAGGAGAAGAaacagaaggaggaggaggagaaacgaCTAGAGGAGGagagactgcagagagagagagaggagacggAGCGCCTGCAGAAACAg aaggaggaagaggaggcccGGCAGCGTGAGGAAGCTGAGCGTTTACGTCAGGAGAGAGAGAAGCACTTTCAGAAAGAGGAGGCAGAGAGACTGGAGAGGAAGAAG CGCCTTGAAGAGATCATGAAACGCACACGCCGCTCTGATCAG AAAAGCACAGTCCAGAGGAATGGAGAGGTGAGCCAGCAGCGCGGTCAGGACTCCG CTCCAGGTAGTCCCTCCATCAGCGTCTTGTCTCCGCGCTCACCTGAGATCTCTGAGCACAGAAACGGCCACACCAACCCCGACCCCAACCCCAGCTCTCACACACTGCCCCCTGCAGAACACAG TTTGAGTACAGAAGCTGATCTGAGAGAAAACGGTGTGATCTCAGAGACGCAGGAGTTTGAGGAAGTGATAGATCTGCCCGTGGCCAAGTTCTCCCGTCAGGAGGGGGACGGAGAGGAAGAGGATGAGAGGAGGAAGACTCCTCTACTGGCCTTCAGAGAGAACGGCAGCTCCCATAACCTGAACCCCCGGGAGGACGCTCagacccagcagcagcagcagcag
- the map7b gene encoding ensconsin isoform X9 encodes MSDVQGSDCTFRDDEKKSSSHPDSSTSGHNTYTIPSPTDVQNTAGRPEPLGFKLDERQRLARERREEREKQNAAREAQWLEREERARQFYERQLEERKKRLEEQRIKEDRRRAAVEEKRRQKLQEEKARYEAVMRRTLERSQRTRPKSNRWSWGGVLTTSTSHNSGFDDSALLLPLDLAGLERYHGAFSLARQQRLRSQYADRRSVSTMNLSKHTDPVITKRLSSSSATLVNSPDRALQKRTSVSSSCLVNKVQSRARGSREKILQDKPTGMRRMPLTPWENTVVSRLQAPTHSYLARSRSAMSLSGDAVTPVCPRSASCHPMSSQSFKSLQSRSAERPMRAGLSLERPIRAGYAGPETLPRRKTTHNIPVDRKDKDYVRKSWSNLSYPTPSLTTLPTKRAPSPSSQRSRTSQHLSTRSSAKPPPVSQKPPITKKSRSPPPPASIPLSPSNPSLSPGNLRPNRVPSESPRATPEGENGRKVEDEAKTEVEAERQEEAEPRTRSAKSPAEGTVPKAEPAGESGVGSPAVRTSAGTTDPEEASRLLSEKRRQAREQREREEEERRQQEEAERRHREEMARRKAEERARREEEAQRVAEEKKQKEEEEKRLEEERLQREREETERLQKQKEEEEARQREEAERLRQEREKHFQKEEAERLERKKRLEEIMKRTRRSDQKSTVQRNGEVSQQRGQDSAPGSPSISVLSPRSPEISEHRNGHTNPDPNPSSHTLPPAEHSLSTEADLRENGVISETQEFEEVIDLPVAKFSRQEGDGEEEDERRKTPLLAFRENGSSHNLNPREDAQTQQQQQQVMSE; translated from the exons ATGAGTGACGTCCAAG GCTCAGACTGCACCTTCAGAGACGATGAGAAGAAATCCTCCAGTCACCCGGACTCGTCCACCTCCGGACACAACACCTACACCATCCCCAGCCCCACCGATGTTCAGAACACTGCAGGTAGACCAG AACCTCTGGGTTTTAAGCTGGATGAGAGACAGAGACTCGCCCGAGAGAGACGAGAGGAGCGGGAGAAACAGAACG ctgcTCGGGAGGCGCAGTGGTTGGAGCGTGAGGAGAGGGCGAGGCAGTTCTATGAGAGGCAGTTGGAGGAGAGGAAGAAGCGTCTGGAGGAACAGAGGATAAAGGAGGACAGGAGACGCGCCGCGGTGGAGGAGAAACGACGGCAGAAACTCCAGGAGgagaag GCGCGCTATGAGGCTGTGATGAGGAGAACTCTGGAGAGAAGCCAGAGGACCCGACCAAAATCCAACCGCTGGAGCTGGGGAGGAGTCCTCACCACCAGCACCTCCCACAACAGcg gttttgATGACTCTGCTCTGCTCCTGCCGCTGGACCTGGCTGGGTTGGAGCGTTATCACGGGGCTTTTAGCCTGGCGCGGCAGCAGCGCCTACGCTCACAAT atGCTGACAGAAGGTCAGTCTCCACCATGAATCTGTCCAAACACACAGATCCAGTTATAACCAAACGTTTGTCCTCGTCTTCTGCCACGCTGGTAAACTCACCGGACAGAG CTTTGCAGAAGCGGACGTCCGTCTCCTCGTCCTGTTTAGTAAATAAAGTTCAGTCTAGAGCTCGAGGTTCCAGAGAGAAGATCCTGCAGGACAAGCCCACAG gtatGCGTCGGATGCCTTTAACCCCGTGGGAGAACACTGTGGTCAGTCGTCTGCAGGCTCCCACTCACTCGTACCTGGCCCGGAGCCGCAGCGCTATGTCTCTCTCCGGAGATGCAG TGACCCCCGTTTGTCCTCGCTCAGCTTCCTGTCACCCAATGAGCTCGCAGTCCTTCAAGTCCCTGCAGTCACGCAGCGCCGAGCGGCCAATGAGGGCCGGCCTCAGCCTGGAACGACCAATCAGAGCCGGTTACGCCGGACCGGAAACTCTCCCTCGCAGAAAGACAACGCACAACATCCCG GTGGACAGGAAGGATAAGGACTATGTGAGAAAGTCCTGGAGTAATCTGTCCTATCCCACTCCATCACTAACTACATTACCCACCAAGAGAGCGCCAtcaccgagcagccagcgcagcAGAACCAGCCAGCACCTGTCTACCAG AAGTTCCGCTAAACCACCTCCCGTCTCCCAGAAGCCTCCCATCACCAAAAAGTCCCGGTCTCCGCCTCCACCAGCCTCCATACCCCTGTCTCCTAGCAACCCCTCCCTGTCGCCCGGCAACCTGAGGCCGAATAGGGTACCATCTGAAAGCCCCAGAGCGACCCCAGAGGGCGAGAATGGCAGGAAGGTGGAAGATGAGGCAAAAACGGAGGTGGAGGCTGAGAGACAGGAAGAGGCGGAGCCTAGAACCAGATCTGCTAAGTCTCCAGCAGAGGGCACTGTTCCAAAAGCAGAGCCTGCAGGAG AGAGCGGTGTCGGTTCTCCAGCAGTCAGAACCTCAGCAGGAACCACAGATCCAGAGGAAGCCTCTCGACTGCTGTCTGAGAAACGCCGTCAGGCCAGAGAACAGAGGGAGcgcgaggaggaggagaggaggcagCAGGAGGAGGCTGAGAG acggcACAGAGAGGAGATGGCTCGTAGGAAAGCGGAggagagagcgaggagagaggaggaggctCAGCGAGTGGCGGAGGAGAAGAaacagaaggaggaggaggagaaacgaCTAGAGGAGGagagactgcagagagagagagaggagacggAGCGCCTGCAGAAACAg aaggaggaagaggaggcccGGCAGCGTGAGGAAGCTGAGCGTTTACGTCAGGAGAGAGAGAAGCACTTTCAGAAAGAGGAGGCAGAGAGACTGGAGAGGAAGAAG CGCCTTGAAGAGATCATGAAACGCACACGCCGCTCTGATCAG AAAAGCACAGTCCAGAGGAATGGAGAGGTGAGCCAGCAGCGCGGTCAGGACTCCG CTCCAGGTAGTCCCTCCATCAGCGTCTTGTCTCCGCGCTCACCTGAGATCTCTGAGCACAGAAACGGCCACACCAACCCCGACCCCAACCCCAGCTCTCACACACTGCCCCCTGCAGAACACAG TTTGAGTACAGAAGCTGATCTGAGAGAAAACGGTGTGATCTCAGAGACGCAGGAGTTTGAGGAAGTGATAGATCTGCCCGTGGCCAAGTTCTCCCGTCAGGAGGGGGACGGAGAGGAAGAGGATGAGAGGAGGAAGACTCCTCTACTGGCCTTCAGAGAGAACGGCAGCTCCCATAACCTGAACCCCCGGGAGGACGCTCagacccagcagcagcagcagcag